From Oceanococcus atlanticus, a single genomic window includes:
- a CDS encoding 2OG-Fe dioxygenase family protein: MNSSQITLDPLESIAAQISDHGYALMSGIDLRPHIERFGSLADWSTFSASWGDLHIDPYMADGGRYRRRRHACFAIDKDAAPRLAPHQAHYQSLEYNRLNGGIPRWFSPIDTRVCEGGSMQTILRFGARLFETLAPDITRWHCEAHQFRIEASPNEAAQPTPEGAHRDGVDYVLVLLIQRHNIASGTTQIFNSGGDELGSFTLAEPLDAAIIDDHRIFHGVTPVAPTQPDQASFRDVLVITYSRHPATA, from the coding sequence ATGAACAGCTCTCAGATCACCTTAGACCCACTCGAATCGATCGCCGCGCAGATCTCTGATCACGGTTATGCGCTGATGTCCGGCATCGACTTACGACCACACATCGAGCGTTTCGGAAGTCTGGCCGACTGGTCCACATTCAGTGCCAGCTGGGGTGATTTGCACATTGATCCATACATGGCTGACGGCGGTCGCTACCGCCGCCGGCGGCACGCCTGCTTTGCCATCGACAAAGATGCGGCGCCGCGCTTGGCGCCACATCAGGCCCACTACCAAAGCCTTGAATACAACCGCCTCAATGGCGGAATTCCACGTTGGTTCTCGCCGATCGACACCCGCGTGTGCGAAGGCGGGTCCATGCAGACCATCCTGCGTTTCGGCGCACGTCTGTTTGAAACACTGGCGCCAGACATCACCCGCTGGCATTGCGAAGCGCATCAATTTCGTATCGAAGCCAGCCCCAATGAAGCCGCGCAACCCACCCCGGAAGGTGCCCATCGCGATGGCGTTGATTACGTTCTGGTGCTCCTCATCCAGCGCCACAACATTGCCAGCGGCACCACCCAGATTTTCAATTCAGGCGGCGACGAGCTGGGCAGCTTTACCCTGGCTGAACCACTGGATGCCGCCATCATTGACGATCACCGCATCTTTCACGGTGTCACGCCGGTGGCACCGACGCAGCCGGATCAGGCGTCATTTCGCGATGTGCTGGTCATCACCTACAGCCGTCACCCCGCGACGGCTTAA
- a CDS encoding alpha/beta fold hydrolase: MQMFRQLAVFGVLACLLLLAPAVRADAYPYPLKSFEFESQRQTLSMAYMDVPAQGQARGVFVLLHGKNFNGAYWGDTMALLAQHGFRVIVPDQIGFGASSMPRRYQYSFAQLAANTRALLDSLGLKGTRVLGHSMGGMLATRYALQYPDAVEQLVLLNPIGLEDWRAMGVPYVAPERIYQAERKKSYASIQAYQQASYYDGKWKDSYTPWARMLAEAYSGERGDAFAWSMALTADMILSQPVVYQFDQLRVPTVLIVGLRDRTAIGRPLVSDELAARMGDYPALTRKLAARIPQLDVITFDGVGHLPHIEAPQRFFGALRSVLEPDA; encoded by the coding sequence ATGCAGATGTTCAGACAGCTTGCGGTTTTCGGCGTTTTGGCGTGCTTGTTGTTGCTGGCACCGGCGGTGCGGGCAGACGCTTATCCCTATCCGCTCAAATCATTTGAATTTGAGAGCCAGCGGCAAACGCTGAGCATGGCTTACATGGATGTACCGGCGCAGGGGCAGGCGCGCGGTGTCTTTGTCTTGCTCCACGGCAAGAACTTCAACGGGGCCTACTGGGGCGACACCATGGCTTTGCTCGCGCAGCATGGCTTTCGTGTGATTGTTCCCGATCAGATTGGCTTCGGCGCATCGAGCATGCCGCGGCGTTATCAGTACAGCTTTGCCCAGCTGGCGGCCAACACGCGGGCATTGCTGGATTCACTGGGGCTTAAGGGCACACGTGTGCTGGGGCATTCCATGGGCGGCATGCTGGCCACCCGCTACGCGCTGCAATATCCCGATGCGGTGGAGCAGCTGGTGCTGCTCAATCCGATCGGTTTGGAGGACTGGCGCGCGATGGGTGTGCCGTATGTCGCGCCGGAGAGGATTTATCAGGCCGAACGCAAGAAAAGCTACGCCAGCATTCAGGCGTATCAGCAGGCCAGCTACTACGACGGTAAGTGGAAAGACAGCTACACCCCGTGGGCGCGGATGCTGGCCGAGGCCTACAGCGGCGAGCGTGGCGATGCGTTTGCCTGGAGCATGGCGCTGACCGCCGACATGATTCTGTCGCAGCCGGTGGTGTATCAATTTGATCAGCTGCGTGTGCCAACCGTGCTGATCGTCGGGCTGCGCGACCGCACGGCGATTGGGCGGCCGCTGGTCAGTGACGAGCTGGCCGCGCGCATGGGCGACTACCCGGCTTTGACGCGGAAGCTTGCAGCGCGCATACCGCAGCTTGATGTCATCACCTTTGATGGGGTGGGTCACTTGCCGCACATCGAGGCGCCGCAGAGATTTTTCGGTGCACTGCGCAGCGTGCTGGAGCCGGATGCCTGA
- a CDS encoding ABC transporter ATP-binding protein, translating into MSDQAVLRIQALRHSYEDGAAVLELDQLSLAAGDQLAVLGPSGCGKSTLLHTMAGLLRPSSGNVEVCGQALNQLDAGARDRFRGQHIGIIFQRLHLIPALNVIQNLALAQRLARTRIDLAHCRTILAQLGLEAFANASPQVLSQGQAQRVAVARALVHRPALLLADEPTSSLDDDNAARTIGLIQAHARACNAALVVVTHDQRLRGSFPRELHLRPSA; encoded by the coding sequence ATGTCTGACCAGGCTGTCCTGCGTATCCAGGCTTTGCGTCACAGCTACGAGGACGGCGCAGCGGTGCTGGAGTTGGACCAGCTGAGCCTCGCAGCCGGCGACCAACTGGCCGTTCTGGGCCCCTCAGGCTGCGGCAAATCAACCTTGCTCCACACCATGGCCGGGCTGCTGCGCCCCAGCAGCGGCAACGTTGAGGTCTGCGGACAGGCCCTGAACCAGCTTGACGCTGGCGCGCGCGATCGCTTTCGGGGCCAGCACATCGGCATCATTTTTCAGCGCCTGCACCTGATTCCGGCGCTCAACGTGATTCAGAATCTGGCCCTGGCTCAGCGTCTGGCCCGCACTCGGATCGATCTCGCGCACTGTCGCACCATCCTGGCACAGCTTGGCCTTGAGGCTTTTGCGAACGCCTCTCCGCAGGTGCTCAGCCAGGGCCAGGCACAGCGCGTCGCGGTTGCCCGCGCCCTGGTTCACCGGCCCGCGCTGCTGCTTGCTGACGAACCCACGTCCAGCCTGGACGACGACAATGCCGCGCGCACCATTGGCCTGATCCAGGCGCACGCCCGGGCTTGTAACGCGGCCCTGGTGGTGGTGACCCATGATCAACGCCTGCGCGGCAGTTTCCCGCGCGAGTTGCACCTGAGGCCTTCGGCATGA
- a CDS encoding YchJ family protein — MAKSSQACPCGYGPHYEQCCQPLHLGQPAPSAEALMRARYSAYVLDQRDYLVASWHPDTRPAELEPNSHAASRWLGLKIVQQRALPNGDWQVEFVARYRQASGKAVRLHEISRFCQVDGQWRYLDGHAPT, encoded by the coding sequence ATGGCCAAATCTTCACAAGCGTGCCCCTGCGGCTACGGTCCGCATTACGAGCAGTGCTGCCAGCCCCTGCATCTGGGGCAACCGGCGCCCAGCGCGGAGGCGCTGATGCGTGCCCGCTATAGCGCCTACGTGCTGGATCAGCGCGACTATCTGGTGGCCAGCTGGCATCCGGATACGCGACCAGCAGAGCTTGAGCCCAACAGCCATGCGGCAAGCCGTTGGCTGGGGCTCAAGATCGTGCAGCAGCGGGCTTTGCCCAATGGTGACTGGCAGGTGGAGTTCGTTGCGCGCTATCGCCAGGCCAGTGGCAAGGCGGTGCGATTACATGAAATCAGCCGCTTCTGTCAGGTTGACGGGCAATGGCGCTATCTTGATGGTCACGCCCCGACCTGA
- a CDS encoding ABC transporter permease, giving the protein MSWLSFAVANLRHNALSSMLSVILLALGTATIVLLLLAGEQFSRTLARDAQNVDLVLGAKGSPVQLILSSVYHADVPIGNIALEDAAAWLDDPRIAQAVPLALGDSYQGFRIVGTTHDYLKLYPAKLAEGRLWQGEMQVVIGAAVARTSGLSLNQRFSSAHGLVPGQHTHDERPYRVVGILENSSGVVDRLILTALDSVWTLHDEPHHDQGHKHEHEHEHDVTDHDHTESAHEEDAAPHPPRDITAMLLRYATPLAAMTLPRQINSSSMIQAASPAFELSRLMQLAGLGLDGIRAFAMLLIATAGFGIFAALYAALKARAADLAMLRCLGATRQELCAALLLEGLILSLLGAVMGFALGHLATSLLGIWLQDTRGLSVSGLIWLSQETWLFLVLVGVGVVASAIPAWQAYRVDVIRNLQGLNA; this is encoded by the coding sequence ATGAGCTGGCTCTCATTCGCTGTGGCCAACCTGCGCCACAATGCGCTGAGCAGCATGCTCAGCGTGATTCTGCTGGCTCTGGGCACAGCCACGATCGTGCTGCTGTTGCTGGCCGGCGAACAGTTCTCGCGCACCCTGGCCCGCGATGCTCAGAACGTGGATCTGGTTCTCGGCGCCAAGGGCAGCCCGGTCCAGCTGATCCTGTCCAGCGTTTATCACGCCGATGTACCGATCGGAAACATCGCACTTGAGGATGCAGCCGCCTGGCTCGACGACCCGCGCATAGCACAGGCTGTGCCGCTGGCGCTGGGTGACAGCTATCAAGGTTTTCGCATCGTCGGCACCACCCACGACTATCTCAAGCTGTACCCCGCCAAACTCGCTGAGGGCAGGCTGTGGCAAGGCGAAATGCAGGTTGTCATCGGCGCCGCCGTGGCACGCACAAGCGGTCTTTCACTGAACCAGCGCTTCAGCAGCGCACATGGCCTGGTGCCTGGCCAACACACTCATGACGAAAGACCGTACCGTGTGGTCGGCATTCTTGAGAACAGCAGCGGTGTTGTCGATCGCTTGATTCTGACCGCTCTGGACAGCGTCTGGACCTTGCATGACGAACCACACCACGACCAAGGCCACAAGCACGAGCACGAGCACGAGCACGATGTGACTGACCATGACCACACCGAATCCGCTCATGAAGAGGACGCAGCACCACATCCGCCGCGCGACATCACCGCCATGCTGCTGCGTTACGCGACCCCGCTGGCGGCCATGACCCTGCCGCGGCAGATCAACAGCAGTTCAATGATTCAGGCGGCCTCACCGGCGTTTGAACTGTCGCGCCTGATGCAACTCGCCGGCCTGGGCCTGGACGGTATCCGCGCCTTCGCCATGCTGCTGATCGCAACCGCTGGCTTCGGCATTTTCGCCGCGCTGTACGCCGCCCTCAAAGCCCGCGCCGCCGATCTGGCCATGCTGCGCTGTCTTGGTGCCACGCGGCAGGAATTGTGCGCCGCGCTGCTATTGGAAGGCCTAATATTGTCGCTGCTCGGCGCCGTGATGGGCTTCGCCCTGGGCCACCTCGCCACCAGCCTGCTCGGCATCTGGCTGCAGGACACCCGCGGGCTGAGCGTGAGCGGGCTGATCTGGCTGAGCCAGGAAACCTGGTTGTTCCTGGTCCTGGTTGGCGTCGGCGTCGTGGCCAGTGCGATACCGGCCTGGCAGGCCTACCGGGTCGACGTGATCCGCAATCTGCAAGGGCTCAATGCATGA
- a CDS encoding MerC domain-containing protein → MAKSPALHPLGDLGAIALSGLCLIHCLALPLLMSMLPLLAWLDGHAAWIHAWLLMLIAPLSAWALGRGCRQHGRRPVLYAGLLAISALVAAVVVAPRAPALEAPLTLLGSVMLVSIHVWNLRMLARRRLRTISHV, encoded by the coding sequence ATGGCGAAGTCACCAGCCCTTCATCCTTTAGGCGATCTCGGCGCCATTGCATTGTCAGGATTGTGTCTGATCCATTGCCTGGCCTTGCCGCTGCTTATGAGCATGCTGCCCTTGCTGGCCTGGCTGGACGGCCACGCCGCATGGATTCATGCATGGCTGCTGATGCTGATTGCCCCACTCAGCGCATGGGCGCTGGGCCGTGGCTGCCGCCAGCATGGCCGCAGACCCGTTCTCTACGCCGGCTTACTGGCGATCTCTGCGCTGGTTGCAGCGGTTGTGGTGGCGCCACGCGCGCCAGCACTGGAAGCGCCTCTGACATTGCTGGGCAGCGTGATGCTGGTGAGTATTCATGTGTGGAACCTGCGCATGCTGGCACGCCGCCGCTTAAGGACTATTAGCCATGTCTGA
- a CDS encoding DUF1826 domain-containing protein, whose protein sequence is MNLARKEHDNQAAHSQNPAVLADIYHEHVNLAVWQAQPACAIRDYAQSLCQGTRPLNLKIVGTAQEISQHLASSLPADQGRALLLDHLGQCCAMFSDLFEAEALGLRLETLERAMCPRFHVDNLPVRLITTLHGVATQWLPAHAVERRWLGRAGAGQADETSGLIRDGRAIQQLETGDVALMKGEGWEGNHGRGLVHRSPEPAPGDRRLVLTLDWIA, encoded by the coding sequence ATGAACCTTGCGCGTAAGGAGCACGACAACCAGGCCGCGCACAGCCAAAACCCGGCGGTGCTGGCGGATATCTATCACGAACATGTCAATCTGGCGGTGTGGCAGGCCCAGCCAGCTTGCGCGATCCGCGACTATGCACAGTCACTGTGCCAGGGCACCCGTCCACTCAATTTGAAGATCGTTGGGACCGCGCAGGAGATTTCGCAGCATTTGGCCAGCAGCTTGCCAGCAGATCAGGGGCGCGCGCTGCTGCTGGATCATCTGGGCCAGTGCTGCGCGATGTTCAGCGACCTGTTCGAAGCAGAAGCGCTGGGCCTGCGCCTGGAGACACTCGAACGCGCCATGTGTCCACGCTTTCATGTCGACAACCTGCCGGTGCGCCTGATCACGACCCTGCATGGTGTCGCCACCCAGTGGCTGCCGGCGCACGCTGTCGAGCGCCGCTGGCTCGGCCGCGCCGGCGCGGGACAGGCCGATGAAACCTCGGGCCTGATCCGCGATGGACGCGCAATCCAGCAACTGGAGACGGGCGATGTGGCCCTCATGAAAGGCGAAGGCTGGGAAGGCAACCACGGACGTGGTCTGGTTCATCGCTCACCCGAACCCGCCCCAGGTGATCGCCGACTGGTCCTGACCCTGGACTGGATCGCCTGA
- a CDS encoding Fur family transcriptional regulator — MSKTQPASKAIQMAERLCRERGVRLTNQRRDVLAAISASTRPLGAYDIMEALREKQPKIAPPTVYRALDFLQAEGLVHKLESLHAYVGCQHPDHPHFSQFLICNDCGDVDELHSAGVTGSLDDAAHARGFEPDHRTIEVVGRCARCLAQGSKPAP, encoded by the coding sequence ATGTCGAAGACTCAACCCGCCTCCAAAGCGATCCAGATGGCCGAGCGGCTGTGCCGCGAGCGCGGCGTTCGCCTGACCAACCAGCGGCGCGATGTGCTGGCGGCGATCAGCGCCAGCACGCGGCCGCTAGGGGCCTACGACATCATGGAGGCGCTGCGTGAAAAGCAGCCCAAGATCGCGCCGCCAACGGTGTATCGCGCGCTTGACTTCCTGCAGGCCGAGGGTCTGGTGCACAAGCTTGAGTCCTTGCACGCCTATGTCGGATGCCAACATCCGGATCATCCGCACTTCAGCCAGTTCTTAATCTGCAACGACTGCGGTGATGTCGACGAGCTGCACAGTGCCGGCGTGACCGGCAGTCTGGACGACGCTGCGCACGCCCGCGGCTTCGAGCCTGACCACCGCACCATCGAAGTGGTGGGGCGCTGTGCACGCTGTCTGGCCCAGGGCAGCAAACCCGCGCCATAA
- the zigA gene encoding zinc metallochaperone GTPase ZigA — translation MLPVTVLSGFLGAGKTTTLNHILNNRDGRRVAVIVNDMSEVNIDADLVNREVTLNRADEKLVEMSNGCICCTLREDLLIEVSRLAREGRFDALVIESTGISEPLPVAETFTFRDENGQSLSDLARLDTMVTVVDAVNFPTDLDQADDLAQRGESMGEDDERTVADLLMDQVEFADVIVLNKSELISHEERQRLIAMLQQLNREAEIVCASFGQAPIDKLLNTGRFSFERAASAPGWLRELRGEHKPETEEYGIGSFAYRAKRPFHPQRFWDAITGGGWQGTLLRSKGFFWLASRFDMAGQWSQAGGIMRHGPAGYWWSALPDEQWPQEQAQRQHILSRFDGEFGDRRQELVFIGQGLDETQMRQRLDAALLSDAELAAGPAAWAALPDPFPRWLASEAA, via the coding sequence ATGCTACCCGTTACTGTGCTGTCCGGTTTTCTTGGCGCCGGCAAAACCACCACCCTCAATCACATACTCAACAATCGCGATGGCCGGCGTGTGGCCGTGATCGTCAACGACATGTCTGAGGTCAACATCGATGCAGACCTGGTCAACCGTGAAGTCACGCTCAACCGCGCCGATGAGAAGCTGGTCGAGATGTCCAACGGTTGCATCTGCTGCACCTTGAGGGAAGATCTGCTGATCGAAGTCTCACGCCTGGCCCGCGAGGGCCGCTTCGATGCCCTGGTGATTGAATCCACCGGCATCTCCGAGCCGCTGCCGGTGGCCGAGACCTTCACGTTTCGCGACGAAAATGGCCAGAGCCTGTCGGATTTGGCCCGCCTCGACACCATGGTGACCGTGGTCGATGCGGTGAACTTCCCCACCGATCTGGATCAGGCTGACGACCTGGCCCAGCGCGGTGAAAGCATGGGCGAGGACGACGAGCGCACGGTCGCTGACTTGCTGATGGATCAGGTCGAATTCGCCGATGTCATCGTGCTCAACAAAAGCGAACTGATCAGCCACGAGGAGCGCCAACGCCTGATCGCGATGTTGCAACAGCTCAACCGCGAGGCGGAAATTGTCTGCGCCAGTTTCGGCCAGGCACCGATCGACAAACTGCTCAACACCGGGCGCTTTTCCTTTGAACGTGCGGCCAGCGCGCCGGGCTGGCTGCGTGAATTGCGCGGCGAGCACAAACCCGAAACCGAAGAGTACGGCATCGGCAGCTTTGCCTATCGGGCCAAACGACCATTTCATCCGCAGCGATTCTGGGACGCCATCACCGGTGGTGGCTGGCAAGGCACGCTGCTGCGTTCCAAAGGTTTTTTCTGGCTGGCTTCACGTTTCGATATGGCCGGCCAGTGGTCACAGGCCGGCGGCATCATGCGCCACGGCCCCGCCGGATACTGGTGGTCGGCGCTGCCGGATGAGCAATGGCCACAGGAGCAAGCGCAACGCCAGCACATTCTCAGTCGCTTTGACGGTGAGTTCGGTGACCGCCGCCAGGAACTGGTGTTCATAGGCCAGGGGCTGGACGAAACACAGATGCGTCAGCGCCTTGATGCGGCCCTGTTGAGCGATGCCGAGCTGGCCGCAGGGCCGGCCGCATGGGCCGCCTTACCCGATCCGTTCCCCCGCTGGCTGGCCAGTGAGGCTGCATGA
- a CDS encoding DUF3299 domain-containing protein, which translates to MNPTHLSRGLCAGLVVIASIASAEQAAPPAGLTAEELSVEAPQAATAPADAQSKRLSLYAEAAYLNAEGELVVDLLEQDYAYFSLSITDAQGMPVAGVTPKIQINGKSRVIDLNESESGARSNEYGQFDFAVMGGAMGLDTLSIEAAGETTLARLNVISLKAAGFASPDEVDGVVPWTELTRATVGYTEDGVTATFPAQIAALDGTRVTLAGFMLPLEAQRRQNRFVLTSSPPSCFFHVPGGPSGAAEVLAPDGIEVTWDLVVLEGVLKTLQSSEQGVVYQLLDAQLKK; encoded by the coding sequence ATGAACCCAACACACTTGAGTCGCGGCCTGTGCGCCGGTCTTGTTGTTATCGCCAGCATTGCTTCAGCCGAGCAAGCCGCGCCACCGGCAGGCTTGACCGCAGAGGAGCTGAGCGTGGAGGCGCCGCAGGCGGCCACCGCCCCCGCCGACGCCCAATCGAAGCGACTTTCGCTGTATGCCGAAGCGGCATATCTCAACGCCGAGGGCGAACTGGTGGTTGATCTGCTTGAGCAGGATTACGCTTATTTTTCGCTGTCGATCACGGATGCTCAGGGTATGCCTGTGGCCGGCGTGACACCCAAGATCCAGATCAACGGGAAAAGCCGTGTGATCGATCTGAATGAATCCGAATCGGGTGCTCGCAGCAATGAATACGGTCAGTTCGACTTTGCCGTCATGGGCGGCGCCATGGGTCTGGATACCCTCAGCATCGAAGCCGCCGGTGAAACCACGCTGGCTCGGCTCAATGTCATCAGTCTGAAAGCCGCCGGCTTCGCCAGCCCGGATGAGGTCGACGGTGTGGTGCCATGGACAGAACTCACGCGGGCCACCGTGGGATACACCGAAGACGGTGTCACCGCGACGTTTCCAGCCCAGATCGCAGCGTTGGATGGAACGCGTGTGACGCTGGCTGGCTTCATGCTGCCACTGGAAGCGCAGCGCCGGCAAAACCGTTTTGTGCTGACGTCCAGCCCGCCAAGCTGCTTTTTCCATGTGCCTGGCGGCCCCTCGGGCGCGGCTGAAGTGCTTGCCCCCGACGGCATTGAGGTGACCTGGGATCTGGTGGTACTTGAAGGCGTACTGAAAACCCTCCAATCCAGTGAGCAAGGGGTGGTCTACCAGTTGCTCGATGCGCAGCTGAAAAAGTAA
- the katG gene encoding catalase/peroxidase HPI, whose translation MAKPNSFWWPEELDLTPLRQHAAESSPFDDSFDYAEAFKSLDIEAVKKDIEAVLTTSQDWWPADYGHYGPFFIRMAWHSAGTYRIFDGRGGAGGGQQRFEPLNSWPDNANLDKARRLLWPVKQKYGRSLSWADLMVLTGNVSLTSMGFKTYGFAGGREDDWEPDLVYWGPEQEWLADERYSGDRELERPLAAVQMGLIYVNPEGPNGNPDPLAAAQDIRETFGRMAMNDEETVALIAGGHTFGKAHGAKKPEDCVGVEPAAAPIEQQGFGWKNSCGSGKGVDTTTSGLEGAWSVNPVAWTTQYLDNLFAFEWVKTKSPAGGTQWIPADGQAANLVPDAHDKSKRHAPIMFTTDLSLKEDPAYRKIAKRFQENPEAFELAFAKAWFKLTHRDMGPRSRYISVDLPDEDLLWQDPLPKAKGPLINDADVKKLKAAIFKTGHSVPELVRTAWASAGSFRATDMRGGANGARVRLAPQKDWPVNNPQELAKVLASLETVQKDFNASSSRKVSLADLIVLAGSAAVEKAAEQGGVKLKVPFAPGRVDATAQQTDAEAFAVLEPTADGFRNYYANSNRVAPTAKLIDRANMLSLSVPEMTVLIGGLRVLDANAQGVRHGVLTDKPGELSQDFFVNLLDMSTRWQKASDQEGLYEGRDRSSGELRWTATPVDLIFGSHSELRAIAEVYAADDARDKFVKDFVAAWVKVMQLDRFDLS comes from the coding sequence ATGGCCAAGCCCAATTCATTCTGGTGGCCTGAGGAACTGGATCTGACGCCTTTGCGTCAGCACGCCGCCGAATCCAGCCCGTTCGATGACAGCTTTGACTATGCCGAGGCTTTCAAAAGCCTGGATATCGAGGCGGTCAAGAAAGATATCGAAGCGGTGCTGACCACCTCGCAGGACTGGTGGCCGGCGGACTACGGGCACTATGGCCCGTTTTTCATCCGCATGGCCTGGCACAGCGCCGGGACCTACCGCATCTTTGACGGGCGCGGCGGTGCCGGTGGCGGTCAGCAGCGTTTCGAGCCGCTCAACAGCTGGCCGGACAATGCCAACCTGGACAAGGCCCGGCGTCTGCTGTGGCCGGTCAAGCAGAAATACGGTCGCAGCCTGTCCTGGGCCGACCTGATGGTCCTGACCGGCAATGTTTCGCTTACGTCGATGGGCTTCAAAACCTACGGCTTTGCTGGTGGCCGCGAGGACGACTGGGAGCCGGATCTGGTCTACTGGGGGCCGGAGCAGGAATGGCTGGCCGATGAGCGCTACAGCGGCGATCGCGAGTTGGAGCGCCCGCTTGCGGCCGTGCAGATGGGCCTGATCTACGTCAACCCGGAAGGTCCCAACGGCAATCCTGATCCGCTCGCCGCCGCTCAGGATATTCGTGAAACCTTTGGCCGCATGGCCATGAATGACGAGGAAACCGTGGCCCTGATCGCAGGCGGTCACACCTTTGGCAAGGCCCACGGCGCCAAGAAGCCCGAGGATTGTGTTGGCGTTGAGCCGGCTGCAGCACCGATCGAGCAACAGGGCTTTGGCTGGAAGAACAGCTGCGGCAGCGGCAAGGGTGTGGATACCACCACCAGTGGCCTGGAAGGCGCCTGGTCGGTCAATCCGGTTGCCTGGACCACCCAGTACCTCGACAACCTGTTTGCCTTTGAATGGGTCAAGACCAAAAGCCCGGCGGGTGGCACGCAATGGATTCCCGCAGACGGGCAGGCCGCCAATCTGGTGCCGGATGCGCATGACAAGAGCAAGCGCCACGCACCGATCATGTTCACCACCGACCTGTCTCTGAAGGAAGATCCGGCCTACCGCAAGATCGCCAAGCGTTTCCAGGAAAACCCGGAGGCGTTTGAACTGGCCTTCGCCAAGGCCTGGTTCAAGCTGACCCATCGCGACATGGGGCCGCGATCACGCTACATCAGCGTGGATCTGCCTGATGAAGATCTGCTGTGGCAGGATCCGCTGCCCAAGGCCAAAGGGCCGCTGATCAATGATGCCGACGTCAAAAAGCTCAAGGCCGCGATCTTCAAGACCGGTCACAGCGTGCCGGAGCTGGTGCGCACGGCCTGGGCGTCTGCCGGCAGTTTCCGCGCCACCGACATGCGCGGTGGAGCCAATGGGGCCCGCGTACGTCTGGCGCCGCAGAAAGACTGGCCGGTCAATAATCCGCAAGAGCTGGCCAAGGTGCTGGCTTCGCTGGAGACGGTGCAGAAGGACTTCAACGCCAGCTCCAGCCGCAAGGTCTCGCTGGCCGATCTGATCGTGCTGGCCGGCAGCGCGGCGGTGGAAAAGGCGGCGGAGCAGGGTGGCGTCAAGCTCAAGGTGCCGTTTGCGCCTGGGCGCGTGGATGCCACGGCTCAGCAGACGGATGCAGAAGCCTTTGCCGTGCTTGAACCCACGGCAGATGGTTTCCGCAACTACTACGCCAACAGCAACCGCGTTGCGCCTACCGCCAAGCTGATTGATCGGGCCAATATGCTGAGCCTCAGTGTGCCCGAGATGACCGTGCTGATCGGCGGCTTGCGCGTGCTTGATGCCAATGCCCAGGGCGTGCGTCATGGCGTGTTGACCGACAAGCCGGGCGAGCTCAGTCAGGACTTCTTCGTCAACCTGCTCGACATGTCCACGCGCTGGCAGAAAGCCAGCGATCAGGAGGGCCTGTACGAAGGGCGTGACCGCAGCAGCGGTGAGCTGCGCTGGACGGCCACACCGGTTGATCTGATCTTCGGCTCGCACTCTGAACTGCGAGCCATCGCCGAGGTGTATGCAGCCGATGATGCACGCGACAAGTTCGTCAAGGACTTCGTGGCCGCGTGGGTCAAGGTCATGCAGCTGGATCGTTTCGACCTGTCCTGA